From the Chitinophaga lutea genome, one window contains:
- a CDS encoding RNA polymerase sigma factor, which translates to MQVIPLYNETALLARVAEGDETAFRRVFDHYWDNVYGVALAFTKSAAIAEEMVQDVFLKIWLKREKLSGVEKFDGYLFMVARNHIFNELRRKVKEEEFTDHLFGYFLETAQTPDAPLLCKELEQMVETAVAGLPPQQRAVYQMSRRQGLSQEEIADSLNISRHTVKSHMNKALQAIRHYMQQRHETEILLVIYFFCRN; encoded by the coding sequence TTGCAGGTTATTCCGTTATACAATGAAACAGCCCTTCTGGCGAGGGTGGCGGAGGGTGATGAAACCGCCTTCAGGAGAGTTTTTGACCATTATTGGGACAATGTCTACGGCGTTGCCCTGGCTTTCACCAAATCGGCTGCCATCGCCGAAGAAATGGTGCAGGATGTTTTTCTGAAAATCTGGCTGAAGCGGGAAAAGCTCTCAGGTGTGGAAAAATTCGACGGCTATCTTTTTATGGTGGCCCGGAACCATATTTTTAATGAACTCCGGAGGAAAGTAAAAGAGGAGGAATTTACCGATCACCTGTTCGGCTATTTCCTGGAAACGGCGCAAACGCCCGACGCGCCGCTGCTGTGCAAGGAACTGGAACAAATGGTAGAGACGGCCGTGGCAGGGCTGCCGCCGCAGCAACGGGCCGTGTACCAGATGAGCCGCCGCCAGGGCCTCAGCCAGGAAGAGATCGCCGATTCGCTCAATATATCCCGCCATACCGTGAAAAGCCATATGAATAAAGCCTTACAGGCCATCCGGCACTATATGCAGCAACGCCACGAAACGGAAATCCTCCTGGTCATTTATTTTTTTTGCCGCAACTAA
- a CDS encoding FecR family protein, with protein sequence MDNARLKTLLQRYLKNDLSAGELQELLELMRGDASYGHLQQAIEQALTENSFAGAADKSRADVVFRGIMEKAAEVAPRKRISLYHMAAAAAVILVAGALSLLFLHPFQPEKPGMAHSSGNTKKAVSPGTNKALLTLADGSTVVLDSAGSGTVAQQGNTRVLNLGTGRLVYTPGQTTGSIVYNTISTPRGGQFQVVLPDGSKVWLNAASSVRIPSAFTGHERQVELTGEAYFEIAHNKEKPFRVIVGETEVKVLGTHFIINAYANEPVLSTTLLEGRVTVRSKGKEVALIPGQQARVKEGIKVLEQVDTEALTAWMNGRFSFNNAGLDVIMRQIGRWYDVEVRFNSTITDTYSVDISRQVPLPELLRFLELSGGVRFTMNGNKIVVDKN encoded by the coding sequence ATGGATAATGCACGTTTGAAAACGCTGCTGCAACGCTACCTTAAGAATGATCTCTCTGCCGGTGAATTACAGGAACTCCTGGAATTGATGCGCGGGGATGCATCATACGGCCACCTGCAGCAGGCCATTGAACAGGCCTTGACTGAAAATTCGTTTGCCGGTGCTGCCGACAAAAGCCGCGCCGATGTTGTTTTCCGGGGCATCATGGAAAAAGCGGCGGAAGTCGCGCCCCGGAAACGGATATCCCTTTACCACATGGCCGCCGCGGCGGCCGTTATCCTGGTGGCCGGCGCATTGTCGCTGCTCTTCCTGCATCCGTTCCAACCTGAAAAGCCGGGCATGGCCCATTCTTCCGGAAACACTAAAAAAGCGGTATCACCCGGTACCAACAAGGCACTGCTGACGCTGGCCGACGGCAGCACCGTGGTGCTTGACAGTGCGGGCAGCGGCACCGTTGCACAGCAAGGAAATACCCGGGTATTGAACCTTGGCACCGGCCGGCTGGTGTACACGCCCGGTCAAACAACAGGAAGCATTGTGTACAACACCATCTCCACGCCCAGAGGGGGCCAGTTCCAGGTGGTGCTCCCCGACGGCAGCAAGGTGTGGCTGAACGCGGCATCGTCTGTGCGCATCCCTTCCGCTTTCACCGGCCACGAGCGACAGGTGGAACTGACAGGGGAGGCGTATTTCGAGATCGCGCACAACAAGGAAAAGCCGTTCAGGGTCATTGTGGGGGAAACGGAAGTGAAAGTACTGGGCACACACTTTATCATCAATGCATATGCGAATGAACCGGTGCTCAGCACCACCCTGCTCGAAGGCCGCGTAACGGTGCGCAGCAAAGGGAAAGAGGTGGCCCTTATACCGGGGCAGCAGGCGCGGGTGAAAGAAGGCATCAAAGTGCTGGAACAGGTAGATACGGAGGCCCTCACGGCGTGGATGAACGGCCGGTTCTCTTTTAACAACGCCGGCCTGGACGTGATCATGCGCCAGATCGGAAGGTGGTACGATGTGGAAGTGAGATTCAACAGCACGATCACCGATACCTATAGCGTGGACATATCCCGGCAGGTGCCTCTCCCCGAATTGTTGCGCTTCCTGGAACTCAGTGGAGGCGTACGTTTTACCATGAACGGAAATAAGATCGTGGTCGACAAAAACTAA